Proteins from a genomic interval of Methanoplanus endosymbiosus:
- a CDS encoding PEGA domain-containing protein codes for MTTEEQIVRYISKPALTLTILIFLIIMPVSAGETTTLLWTFEEQTNFPDTEISPDGNYIIAGGVNSGLYLLNSNGRIIWEKKLPSAVNGVGIAENAEICAAAARGGELYVYNREGKYLWSKQAGGEMYDVSVSKTGEYITAGSDDGYLYLFTGTGDPVWSKQPGGNTYGGDICSVSISENGEYITAGKRLFGLYLYSLSGDMVWYQQISEQVNDVAISPDGKYTGVCGSGGTTIIYQISGDEAERKRNIQPVNSLSISREGRFFATGGEDYYARLFRRDDGEILSYRASGNVRAVSLSPEGTRMAVASNDGRIYFLALPITDPAMPEPPQPCVPAEEPAATLSIYSSPSGAGIIIDSTFSGTTPADGIKVKTGSHNITLIMDGYTEFCSEVSVGDGGKLKLNAELTKNEIPSVDLLSAAILIITALLAGFIGYILGRREKKKFWM; via the coding sequence ATGACCACAGAAGAACAGATTGTCCGGTACATATCCAAACCGGCCCTCACACTGACAATTCTCATTTTTCTCATTATAATGCCTGTTTCTGCCGGAGAAACTACAACCCTTCTGTGGACATTTGAAGAGCAGACAAATTTTCCTGACACGGAGATATCTCCCGATGGAAATTACATCATTGCAGGAGGTGTAAATTCCGGATTATACCTCTTAAACAGCAATGGCAGGATTATCTGGGAGAAGAAGCTGCCCTCAGCTGTAAACGGAGTTGGTATTGCTGAAAATGCAGAGATATGTGCAGCAGCAGCAAGGGGCGGGGAATTGTATGTCTATAACAGAGAAGGGAAATATCTCTGGAGCAAACAGGCCGGGGGGGAGATGTACGATGTATCAGTCTCAAAAACGGGTGAATATATAACTGCCGGATCAGATGACGGATACCTGTACCTCTTCACCGGAACAGGCGATCCCGTCTGGTCAAAGCAGCCGGGAGGAAATACCTACGGTGGTGACATATGCTCAGTTTCAATATCAGAAAACGGAGAATATATCACAGCCGGAAAAAGACTCTTCGGACTGTACCTGTACAGTCTCTCCGGAGATATGGTATGGTATCAGCAGATCTCAGAACAGGTGAATGATGTTGCCATATCCCCTGACGGAAAATATACCGGGGTCTGCGGATCAGGCGGAACAACCATCATCTACCAGATCTCCGGAGACGAAGCAGAGCGAAAAAGAAACATTCAGCCGGTAAACAGCCTCTCAATATCACGTGAAGGCAGATTCTTCGCTACCGGAGGAGAGGACTATTATGCAAGGCTTTTCAGGAGAGATGATGGTGAAATCCTGAGTTACAGGGCATCAGGCAATGTCAGGGCTGTCTCACTCTCACCTGAAGGGACGAGAATGGCAGTCGCCTCAAATGATGGCAGAATATATTTTCTGGCACTGCCGATAACCGATCCTGCCATGCCCGAACCGCCCCAGCCATGTGTGCCGGCTGAAGAACCTGCTGCCACCCTCAGTATATATTCCAGCCCTTCCGGTGCAGGGATTATTATTGACAGTACATTCTCAGGCACTACACCGGCAGACGGGATCAAAGTTAAAACCGGATCTCACAACATAACCCTCATTATGGACGGCTATACAGAATTCTGTTCTGAGGTCTCGGTCGGAGACGGAGGAAAACTGAAATTAAATGCAGAACTGACCAAAAACGAAATACCCTCCGTAGATCTCCTCTCTGCTGCAATACTGATAATTACTGCACTGCTGGCAGGATTTATCGGGTACATTCTTGGTAGAAGAGAGAAGAAGAAATTCTGGATGTGA
- a CDS encoding DUF7504 family protein: MDIFETDPDDGRIYLVLSEASHIKKNNVALIKELTDNNHRVIIITINEPASYLNELYKKGGVSLDKVSFIDAISKFAMGKKPEGIPNAVFVNNPSDLTGLSIAVSNELANVTEDKTYVLIDSVNAMLIYLSSENLAKFMHFVSSKLKILNISGIFLAIERGLDPIIISQLTSFSDDVINLDDGE, translated from the coding sequence ATGGATATTTTTGAAACAGATCCTGATGACGGCCGGATATATCTCGTCCTCTCTGAGGCATCACATATAAAAAAGAACAATGTAGCCCTGATTAAAGAGCTGACAGACAATAATCACAGAGTTATAATCATAACAATAAATGAACCGGCAAGTTATCTCAACGAATTATACAAAAAAGGAGGGGTCAGCCTCGACAAAGTATCATTTATAGATGCCATTTCAAAATTTGCAATGGGAAAAAAACCGGAGGGGATACCAAACGCAGTTTTTGTCAATAATCCGTCTGACCTTACCGGACTTTCGATTGCTGTCTCAAATGAACTTGCAAATGTAACCGAGGACAAAACATATGTGCTTATAGATTCAGTTAATGCCATGCTGATATACCTCTCATCTGAAAATCTTGCAAAGTTTATGCATTTTGTATCAAGCAAACTTAAAATACTGAATATATCAGGGATATTCCTCGCCATTGAGCGGGGGCTTGACCCGATAATAATATCCCAGCTTACAAGCTTTTCAGATGATGTCATTAATCTGGACGACGGGGAATGA
- a CDS encoding putative manganese-dependent inorganic diphosphatase: MNHVYVIGHKNPDTDSISSVIGYSSFLNQKSPGKYLPVRCGEISNETEFALDKFGLSAPELIDSVEPNISDLPFIYSISAREDVPTIDIIEMMDENNVRNLPVTDSEGRLKGLMSEHGLAQAYIGRQKIEQLSITPIKPETLGRILQADLIVPTRDLFEGKVYIAIDALHVTLSRLTENDVAIVGDNEPAQLALISAGIAALIIADGAPVGERVINAAKKKEVALLATKLDAFGVGKMINLSLPAGEIMATDVEILRKDDSVEYAKQIVSSSRYRTACVVDEDKKLLGMISRNTFLDEVQKQVILLDHNEFTQAVDGIESAEILEIIDHHRIGAVTTLKPISFLNEPVGSTATIIAGKFYESGITPEKNIAGILLSGILSDTMVLRLSTTSDKDRAMVDYLAGIAEVDPVEFGTELIKRSMQVEGDSMNELLMRDVKKYELFGRDVVISQVMIPTFEFAEENKDEISTEINNLRAVRNADVYGAMFTSVFDDGSLLFLSADEHIVSASGAKDQPLMLKGVMSRKNDFIPWFGKILKEFWV, encoded by the coding sequence ATGAATCATGTTTATGTAATCGGGCACAAAAATCCCGATACCGACTCAATTTCGAGTGTAATAGGGTATTCCAGTTTTTTAAATCAGAAATCGCCGGGGAAGTATCTGCCGGTCAGATGCGGGGAAATCAGTAATGAGACTGAATTTGCGCTTGACAAATTCGGTCTTTCTGCTCCTGAATTAATCGACAGTGTTGAGCCTAATATCTCAGATCTTCCTTTTATTTATTCAATAAGCGCACGTGAGGATGTTCCCACAATTGATATAATTGAGATGATGGATGAGAATAATGTGCGAAATCTTCCGGTTACCGATTCAGAGGGGCGGCTTAAAGGGCTTATGAGTGAGCATGGTCTTGCCCAGGCATATATCGGGAGGCAGAAGATTGAGCAGCTCTCAATAACACCGATAAAGCCTGAGACACTGGGAAGAATCCTTCAGGCTGATCTCATTGTTCCTACAAGGGATCTCTTTGAGGGCAAGGTTTACATTGCCATTGATGCGCTCCATGTAACTCTTTCCCGGCTTACTGAAAATGATGTGGCAATTGTCGGAGATAATGAACCTGCACAGCTTGCGCTGATCTCTGCAGGGATTGCTGCACTGATAATTGCTGACGGAGCACCTGTAGGTGAGAGAGTTATCAATGCAGCAAAAAAGAAGGAAGTTGCACTTCTTGCAACAAAGCTTGATGCCTTTGGTGTGGGAAAGATGATCAACCTCTCACTGCCTGCCGGAGAGATTATGGCAACCGATGTTGAAATTCTCAGGAAGGACGACTCAGTTGAATATGCGAAGCAGATTGTTTCAAGTTCAAGGTACAGAACCGCCTGTGTTGTTGATGAGGATAAAAAGCTGCTGGGTATGATCTCAAGGAATACATTTCTTGATGAGGTGCAGAAGCAGGTCATTCTTCTGGATCATAATGAATTTACACAGGCAGTTGACGGCATTGAATCCGCAGAAATCCTTGAGATAATTGATCACCACCGAATCGGGGCTGTTACCACATTAAAGCCTATAAGCTTCTTAAATGAGCCTGTCGGATCTACAGCCACAATAATTGCCGGAAAGTTTTATGAGTCCGGCATTACTCCTGAGAAAAATATTGCCGGAATTCTCCTCTCCGGAATTTTGTCAGATACCATGGTTCTGCGCCTTTCGACAACTTCTGATAAGGATCGGGCAATGGTGGACTATCTTGCAGGAATTGCAGAGGTTGACCCTGTTGAATTCGGTACTGAACTGATTAAGAGAAGCATGCAGGTGGAAGGCGATTCAATGAATGAACTTCTTATGAGGGATGTAAAGAAGTATGAACTGTTTGGCCGTGATGTTGTCATCTCACAGGTGATGATTCCGACATTTGAGTTTGCGGAAGAGAATAAAGATGAGATCTCAACAGAGATAAATAACCTCAGAGCTGTCCGGAATGCGGATGTTTACGGTGCAATGTTTACATCAGTATTTGATGACGGCAGCCTGCTCTTTTTATCAGCAGATGAACATATTGTCTCAGCATCCGGTGCAAAGGATCAGCCATTAATGCTTAAAGGTGTGATGTCAAGGAAGAACGACTTTATCCCGTGGTTTGGAAAGATCTTAAAAGAGTTCTGGGTCTAA
- a CDS encoding PAS domain S-box protein has product MENNSGYYENIFEYAGAGLILCSSNEDVLLSNRAFSEISGYSRDEIENNMKWPDFINPDDLKYIYKKYKRFSDDKAGFSRIFEFRLKKKDGSERYVAATVNHIIKDNTFVATFLDITEKKEMTQSLRRRDKILEVIGRHSRLFLESVSWKENIGAFLSDLGEATGVARIYLFENTADSLSGEIMMNGISEWTADGFTGQIKNPDMQKLTYERAGVPRWERVLSKKETIYADISDVDEPERNNMEKLGVKSMVIAPVFILDRWWGFIGFDESKEERKWTKSEIDTLGAAAGIIGSSIYRQESYEEMLSYMNESALRLKNPTSIVTDNLEEIITDLQSGDIGKEIIISKLIIQMKNIEQINNNLNELNKSIIERRKEIPDYFRRFITG; this is encoded by the coding sequence ATGGAAAATAACAGCGGTTATTACGAAAATATTTTCGAATATGCCGGTGCAGGACTTATCTTATGTAGCAGTAATGAAGATGTTCTTCTCTCAAACAGGGCTTTTTCGGAGATATCCGGCTACAGCAGGGATGAGATAGAGAATAATATGAAATGGCCTGATTTCATCAATCCTGATGATCTAAAATACATTTATAAAAAATACAAGCGCTTTTCAGACGATAAGGCAGGATTCTCACGGATATTTGAATTCAGACTGAAAAAAAAAGACGGTTCAGAGAGATATGTAGCCGCTACAGTCAATCACATAATAAAGGATAACACATTTGTTGCAACATTTCTCGACATTACTGAAAAAAAGGAGATGACTCAGAGCCTCAGAAGACGTGATAAAATACTTGAGGTAATTGGCAGACATTCCCGCCTCTTCCTTGAATCAGTCTCATGGAAGGAGAATATTGGAGCATTTCTCTCAGATCTCGGAGAGGCAACAGGTGTTGCCAGAATATATCTCTTTGAGAATACTGCCGACTCTCTTTCCGGAGAAATAATGATGAACGGGATATCGGAATGGACAGCAGATGGTTTTACAGGTCAGATTAAAAATCCCGACATGCAGAAATTGACATATGAGAGAGCAGGTGTGCCAAGATGGGAGAGGGTGCTGAGTAAAAAAGAGACCATATATGCTGACATCAGCGATGTTGATGAACCAGAGAGAAACAATATGGAAAAACTCGGCGTGAAATCAATGGTCATTGCTCCGGTATTCATACTTGACAGATGGTGGGGATTTATAGGGTTTGATGAATCAAAAGAAGAAAGAAAATGGACAAAATCCGAAATAGACACACTTGGAGCTGCTGCGGGAATAATCGGCTCTTCAATTTACCGCCAGGAGAGTTATGAAGAGATGCTCTCATACATGAATGAATCAGCGCTCAGGCTGAAAAACCCAACTTCCATAGTAACCGACAACCTTGAAGAGATTATAACAGATCTTCAGTCAGGAGATATTGGAAAAGAGATAATAATATCCAAACTCATAATCCAGATGAAAAATATTGAGCAGATAAATAATAACCTGAATGAACTCAATAAATCAATAATTGAGAGGAGAAAAGAAATTCCGGATTATTTCAGACGATTTATAACAGGATAG
- a CDS encoding pyridoxamine 5'-phosphate oxidase family protein: MDIVKIPKMEKEEYDRLISDGYICRIAFQGEKYPYLAPFLYVFDGKFLYFLSTKYGRKNDLYKQNPHVSVEVERYTKDLSCYTFMTMQGYIIQEEDSITKKEVRNMFVDMIRKNSLSQNILAALGHDPSDEIESIAAEERSNIWKLTGVTDIVALKNI; encoded by the coding sequence TTGGATATAGTTAAAATTCCAAAAATGGAAAAAGAAGAATATGACAGGTTGATCTCAGACGGATATATCTGCCGCATTGCATTTCAGGGGGAAAAATACCCGTATCTGGCACCATTTCTATATGTATTTGACGGAAAATTCCTGTATTTCCTGTCAACCAAATACGGGCGCAAGAATGATCTGTATAAACAAAATCCGCATGTCTCAGTCGAAGTTGAGAGATATACAAAAGATCTCTCATGCTATACCTTCATGACAATGCAGGGTTATATCATCCAGGAGGAGGACTCAATCACAAAAAAAGAGGTCAGGAATATGTTTGTCGATATGATCAGAAAGAACAGTCTGTCACAGAATATTCTTGCAGCCCTTGGGCATGACCCATCTGACGAAATTGAATCCATTGCAGCAGAAGAGAGATCAAACATCTGGAAACTTACCGGCGTAACAGATATTGTCGCACTAAAGAACATCTGA
- a CDS encoding ion transporter: MSLSSVKKRVFEILNVAEDGDNVSLAFDIFIFAIIVLNVAVLILGSIRSVLEKYWLLFIIISVITMIIFVIEYGLRIWSCTSDPRYSGPVKGRIRWAMTPFALIDLLVILPYFAFLLFGIDLTALVILRIFRLLKVVKYSDSLSLVVGVINNERKTLFTTYAALMIVLLVAGTLMYQVEGSVQPEKFASIPDGMWWGVITLATIGYGDVVPITAAGKLLGSIIALIGIGLFALPAGILASGFSREIERIHRAENDEEIYLCPHCKQEVTKKDLWKK, translated from the coding sequence ATGAGTCTGTCGTCAGTAAAAAAACGGGTATTTGAGATACTCAATGTAGCAGAGGATGGTGATAATGTCAGCCTTGCATTTGATATCTTTATATTTGCAATAATTGTTTTGAATGTGGCTGTGCTGATACTGGGTAGTATCAGATCGGTTCTTGAAAAATACTGGCTTCTTTTTATTATCATTTCTGTCATTACAATGATTATATTTGTCATTGAATACGGCCTGAGAATCTGGTCCTGCACATCTGATCCCAGATATTCCGGACCTGTTAAGGGCAGAATCCGCTGGGCAATGACCCCTTTTGCACTCATTGATCTGCTTGTAATACTGCCTTACTTTGCATTCCTTTTATTTGGGATAGATCTGACAGCCCTTGTTATTCTGAGAATTTTCAGGCTGCTTAAGGTTGTTAAATATTCAGATTCTCTTTCTTTAGTTGTGGGAGTTATTAATAATGAGAGAAAAACCCTTTTTACAACATATGCTGCCCTGATGATAGTTCTTCTTGTTGCCGGAACACTGATGTACCAGGTTGAAGGTTCGGTACAGCCTGAGAAATTTGCCAGCATTCCGGATGGCATGTGGTGGGGTGTAATCACCCTTGCAACAATCGGATACGGTGATGTTGTGCCCATAACAGCAGCCGGAAAACTTCTTGGGAGTATTATTGCACTCATCGGAATCGGACTGTTTGCTTTGCCTGCCGGTATTTTAGCATCCGGATTTTCAAGGGAGATTGAAAGAATACATCGCGCTGAAAATGATGAGGAGATATATCTCTGCCCTCACTGTAAACAGGAAGTGACAAAGAAGGATTTATGGAAGAAATAA